From Alcaligenes faecalis, the proteins below share one genomic window:
- the trxA gene encoding thioredoxin encodes MSIVELNEETFQAAVEDGKPLIIDFWAPWCGPCRQFAPVFDAAASKHADVTFAKVNTEEEQELAAGLRIRSIPTLMVFRERVLLFSQAGALSAAQLDDLIEQVKSVDMEKVHAEIAAQQDQQADQA; translated from the coding sequence ATGAGCATCGTCGAACTGAACGAAGAAACATTCCAGGCTGCAGTAGAAGACGGCAAACCCCTGATCATCGACTTCTGGGCTCCCTGGTGCGGTCCATGCCGCCAGTTTGCTCCCGTCTTTGACGCGGCGGCAAGCAAGCACGCGGACGTGACCTTTGCCAAGGTCAACACCGAAGAAGAGCAGGAACTGGCCGCTGGCCTACGTATCCGCTCCATTCCTACGCTGATGGTATTCCGTGAACGCGTTCTGCTGTTCTCGCAAGCCGGCGCCCTGTCTGCTGCCCAGCTGGACGACCTGATCGAGCAAGTCAAGTCTGTGGATATGGAAAAAGTCCACGCTGAGATCGCTGCCCAGCAAGATCAGCAAGCTGACCAGGCCTGA
- a CDS encoding protein-L-isoaspartate(D-aspartate) O-methyltransferase, with the protein MTSKPGKRYPFADGTRNRFGKSSLGSGLSASNSNTRIVQRGQLQPTPSVGLSPQVSTSVNLGLNSERSRGMMIERLRRQGITDERVLAAMQAVPRHQFVDQGLASRAYEDDALPIGFAQTISQPWVVAHMISLVCDQKIPNKVLEVGAGCGYQAAVLAQLVKEVYAVERIKGLCDMARDHMRQLGLSQRARIMFGDGMQGYPAAAPYDAIVVAAAGPVIPRSLLEQLTLGGRLIAPEGTTQQRLVLVERTGQATWRREELDAVRFVPMRAGTQI; encoded by the coding sequence ATGACAAGTAAACCAGGCAAGCGCTACCCCTTTGCGGACGGCACACGGAACCGGTTTGGCAAGTCCAGCCTGGGCAGTGGTCTGTCTGCCAGCAACAGCAATACGCGCATTGTGCAACGGGGCCAGTTACAACCGACACCGTCGGTCGGTTTGTCACCGCAAGTGTCAACAAGTGTCAACCTGGGTTTGAACTCGGAACGCTCGCGTGGCATGATGATCGAGCGCTTGCGCCGACAGGGAATTACCGACGAAAGAGTGCTGGCGGCCATGCAGGCAGTGCCGCGCCATCAGTTTGTTGATCAGGGTTTGGCCAGCCGGGCCTATGAAGATGATGCCTTGCCCATTGGCTTTGCGCAGACCATCTCCCAGCCTTGGGTTGTGGCCCACATGATCAGCCTGGTGTGTGACCAGAAAATACCGAATAAAGTGTTGGAAGTCGGTGCCGGATGTGGTTATCAGGCCGCTGTTTTGGCACAATTAGTCAAAGAAGTGTATGCGGTAGAACGTATCAAAGGTTTGTGCGATATGGCCCGCGATCACATGCGTCAACTAGGCCTGTCGCAACGTGCTCGAATAATGTTTGGTGACGGAATGCAAGGTTACCCTGCGGCAGCCCCGTATGATGCTATTGTTGTGGCGGCAGCCGGTCCGGTCATCCCTAGAAGCCTGTTGGAACAATTAACATTGGGGGGGCGACTGATTGCCCCCGAAGGTACGACACAACAGCGCCTGGTTTTGGTGGAACGCACCGGACAGGCCACGTGGCGTCGTGAAGAACTTGATGCGGTTCGCTTCGTGCCGATGCGAGCCGGAACCCAGATTTAG
- the plsY gene encoding glycerol-3-phosphate 1-O-acyltransferase PlsY produces MNAVSFAVAAPLVALLSYLLGSLPFAVIVSKIMGLQDPRTFGSKNPGATNVLRSGNKKAAILTLLGDAFKGWLAVFLTQQAISNWGWAPTLLGVSAFFAFLGHLYPVFLGFKGGKGVATALGVILALLPWLALATAATWLIIAYVSRYSSLAAIISAVFAPLFYLLGAKVVWPMNASIATALVLISAFLLWRHQENIRRLMTGKESKIGSKKE; encoded by the coding sequence ATGAACGCCGTTTCTTTTGCTGTGGCTGCACCGCTTGTCGCCCTCTTGTCCTACTTGCTGGGATCCTTGCCGTTTGCCGTAATCGTCAGCAAGATCATGGGCTTGCAGGACCCTCGAACCTTTGGTTCGAAAAATCCGGGAGCCACTAATGTACTACGTAGCGGCAATAAAAAAGCAGCCATTCTGACCTTGTTGGGCGATGCCTTCAAAGGCTGGCTGGCTGTCTTTCTGACCCAACAGGCCATCAGCAACTGGGGCTGGGCACCCACTTTACTGGGTGTCAGCGCCTTTTTTGCCTTTTTAGGCCACTTGTACCCGGTCTTTCTGGGCTTTAAAGGTGGCAAAGGCGTTGCAACCGCACTCGGCGTCATCCTGGCCCTGCTGCCCTGGCTGGCTCTGGCCACCGCAGCCACCTGGCTGATTATCGCCTATGTCAGCCGCTACTCCTCGCTGGCAGCCATCATCAGTGCCGTATTCGCCCCCTTGTTTTACCTGCTCGGCGCCAAGGTAGTCTGGCCCATGAATGCCTCTATTGCCACCGCCCTGGTCCTGATCAGTGCCTTCTTGCTGTGGCGTCACCAGGAAAACATACGTCGTCTGATGACGGGCAAAGAAAGCAAGATCGGTTCCAAGAAAGAATGA
- a CDS encoding peroxiredoxin family protein, with amino-acid sequence MSYEIHASQWLNTTAPLSLSSLRGRVVVVTAFQMLCPGCVINSLPQAKKLDTLFSRDDLRIIGLHSVFEHHDVMGPAALQAFAHEYRLNFPIAIDQPSGSGPLPRTMKEWGLGGTPSTIIFDRDGNLALKELGHLDDLRLGAFVGQLIARRPVEETRKEGNQEKEGSSSCGPTCTY; translated from the coding sequence ATGTCCTACGAGATCCATGCCAGTCAGTGGCTCAATACGACCGCGCCATTAAGCCTGTCATCCTTGCGTGGCCGCGTTGTGGTGGTCACTGCCTTCCAGATGCTTTGTCCGGGCTGTGTCATCAACAGCCTGCCGCAAGCCAAAAAGCTCGATACGCTGTTCTCGCGTGACGATCTGCGCATCATCGGTCTGCATAGCGTGTTCGAACATCACGACGTGATGGGCCCGGCCGCATTGCAAGCCTTCGCCCATGAGTACCGTCTGAATTTTCCCATCGCCATTGATCAGCCCTCAGGCAGTGGCCCCTTGCCGCGCACCATGAAGGAGTGGGGCCTGGGCGGGACACCATCCACCATTATTTTTGACCGTGATGGCAATCTGGCCCTGAAGGAATTGGGGCATTTGGACGATCTGCGTCTGGGCGCTTTTGTCGGTCAGCTGATTGCTCGCCGCCCGGTCGAAGAAACCAGGAAAGAGGGGAATCAGGAAAAGGAGGGCTCTTCCTCTTGCGGGCCTACGTGTACTTATTAG
- the surE gene encoding 5'/3'-nucleotidase SurE — MRILVSNDDGYTAAGIEALYEALQGLGELTVIAPETNCSGASNSLTLNRPLSLRQASNGFYFVNGTPSDCVHVALTGLLDFRPDLIVSGINNGANMGDDTLYSGTVAAAMEGHLFGIPAIAFSLIERGWKNLDSAARVARDLVQRCQKQPLAANTLLNVNIPCLPYEALTGMQVTRLGKRHPSEPVVKSQTPYGEPVYWIGRVGGVSDSEQGTDFGAVDSGAVSITPLRADLTNHEQLAGLRDWVQ; from the coding sequence ATGCGTATTCTGGTCTCCAACGATGATGGCTATACAGCAGCCGGTATCGAGGCTTTGTATGAAGCCTTGCAAGGACTGGGCGAGCTGACTGTCATTGCACCTGAGACCAATTGCAGCGGTGCCAGCAATTCCCTGACCTTGAATCGTCCCTTGTCGCTGCGCCAGGCCAGCAATGGTTTTTATTTTGTGAATGGTACACCGTCCGATTGTGTGCACGTGGCGCTGACTGGCTTGCTGGATTTTCGCCCTGATCTGATTGTGTCCGGCATCAATAATGGCGCCAATATGGGCGATGACACCCTGTATTCGGGTACGGTTGCTGCCGCGATGGAAGGCCATTTGTTCGGGATTCCCGCGATTGCGTTTTCCCTGATCGAACGTGGCTGGAAAAACCTGGATAGTGCGGCGCGCGTAGCACGCGATCTGGTGCAGCGTTGTCAGAAACAGCCGCTGGCGGCCAACACCCTGCTGAACGTGAACATTCCATGCCTGCCGTATGAAGCCCTGACAGGTATGCAGGTGACGCGTCTGGGCAAGCGCCACCCCTCGGAGCCGGTCGTGAAAAGTCAGACGCCTTATGGCGAGCCTGTGTACTGGATTGGCCGAGTAGGCGGGGTATCCGATAGCGAGCAGGGAACGGATTTTGGTGCGGTGGACAGTGGTGCCGTGTCGATCACGCCCTTGCGGGCTGATTTGACGAATCACGAGCAACTGGCTGGTTTGCGGGACTGGGTGCAATGA
- a CDS encoding DUF2024 family protein, translating to MKIAVFDTYVVRPDGRRMHFDILVSDDAKDMDKVLSYGQRYLAAKGVKVENFTSRECRFCHTEMASAPVESEIKRSGFAIIELENCE from the coding sequence ATGAAGATTGCAGTGTTTGATACCTACGTCGTGCGTCCTGACGGACGTCGTATGCACTTTGATATTTTGGTCAGCGACGATGCCAAGGATATGGACAAGGTCTTGAGCTATGGCCAGCGTTATCTGGCGGCCAAAGGGGTGAAGGTTGAGAATTTTACCTCGCGCGAGTGCCGCTTTTGCCATACGGAAATGGCGTCTGCGCCGGTAGAGAGTGAAATCAAGCGCAGTGGCTTCGCGATTATCGAGCTGGAAAACTGCGAATAA
- the tsaD gene encoding tRNA (adenosine(37)-N6)-threonylcarbamoyltransferase complex transferase subunit TsaD → MNILGFESSCDETGVALVSTEQGLLAHALHSQIAMHREYGGVVPELASRDHIRRVLPLTRQVLASCNMQLDQVDAIAYTAGPGLAGALLVGASVAQSIAWSLKKPTIAIHHLEGHLLSPLLAEPRPEFPFVALLVSGGHTQLMRVDGVGQYELLGETLDDAAGEAFDKSAKLMGLGYPGGPALSRLAEQGDPNVYELPRPMMHSKDLDFSFSGLKTAVLTRLRKLEAEEGGITEQQRADLAAATEAAIVDVLAAKAVKALKQTGLKRLVVAGGVGANRHLRAYLQKAVARLKGEVFFPPLEFCTDNGAMIAFAAAMRVKHGLVTLDDSQHGFAIRPRWDLACVNQPVSQQER, encoded by the coding sequence ATGAATATTCTTGGATTTGAAAGTTCCTGCGATGAAACCGGCGTGGCGCTGGTCAGCACGGAACAGGGCTTGTTGGCCCATGCCTTGCACAGCCAGATTGCCATGCACCGTGAATACGGTGGGGTGGTGCCTGAACTGGCCTCTCGCGATCATATCCGTCGTGTCTTGCCGTTGACTCGTCAGGTGTTGGCTTCGTGCAATATGCAGCTTGATCAGGTCGATGCCATTGCCTATACCGCCGGTCCTGGCCTGGCCGGGGCCTTGCTGGTGGGAGCCAGCGTGGCGCAGTCGATTGCCTGGTCGCTGAAGAAACCGACCATTGCCATCCATCACCTGGAAGGCCATTTGCTCTCGCCCTTGTTGGCCGAGCCGCGTCCCGAGTTTCCTTTTGTGGCCCTGCTGGTCTCGGGCGGTCATACGCAATTGATGCGCGTGGATGGTGTGGGTCAGTACGAGTTGCTGGGTGAAACGCTGGACGATGCGGCGGGCGAAGCCTTTGATAAAAGCGCCAAGCTGATGGGCCTGGGCTATCCCGGTGGCCCGGCCTTGTCGCGTCTGGCCGAACAGGGCGACCCCAACGTGTACGAGCTGCCGCGTCCCATGATGCACAGCAAGGATCTGGATTTCAGCTTCAGCGGTCTGAAAACCGCCGTGCTGACGCGTTTGCGCAAGCTGGAAGCGGAAGAGGGCGGCATTACCGAACAGCAACGCGCTGATCTGGCCGCCGCGACCGAGGCTGCCATTGTGGATGTGCTGGCTGCCAAAGCCGTCAAAGCCTTGAAGCAAACCGGCTTGAAACGTCTGGTAGTGGCTGGTGGTGTGGGGGCCAACCGTCACTTGCGGGCTTATTTACAAAAAGCCGTCGCGCGTTTGAAGGGCGAGGTGTTTTTTCCGCCGCTGGAATTCTGTACCGATAACGGTGCCATGATTGCATTCGCGGCGGCCATGCGCGTCAAGCACGGTCTGGTGACTTTGGATGACAGCCAGCACGGCTTTGCCATTCGGCCCCGCTGGGATCTGGCCTGTGTGAATCAGCCTGTCTCCCAGCAAGAGCGTTAG
- a CDS encoding NCS2 family permease, protein MFERLFKLSEHGTNVRTEVLAGITTFLTMSYIIFVNPDILSSTGMDRNAIFVATCLAAALGTFIMAFVANWPIGMAPGMGLNAFFAFTVVATLGYTWQQALGAVFISGVIFLILTVTGIRSWLIRGIPKSLQSAIAAGIGMFLGLIALMNSGIVVAHPATKIGLGDLTQPAALYAILGFFIIAALDALKVRGAILIGILAVTILSMLTGHSEFGGVVSTPPSLMPTFMQLDIMGALHTGFVHVILVLVLVEVFDATGTMIGVAKRARLIEEGKPNRLGRALLADSTAIVAGSMLGTSSTTAYVESASGVQAGGRTGLTALTIGVLFLLALFFSPLAATVPGYATAPALLYVACLMMREITEVKWDDMTEAVPAALAAFTMPFTYSIANGLAFGFISYVILKLTTGRWRSIHLATLIVAILFVIKYAIATE, encoded by the coding sequence ATGTTTGAACGTCTCTTCAAACTCTCTGAGCATGGCACCAACGTCCGTACCGAGGTCCTGGCCGGTATCACTACCTTCCTGACCATGTCCTACATTATTTTTGTGAATCCAGACATCCTGTCGTCCACAGGGATGGATCGCAATGCCATTTTTGTAGCCACCTGCCTGGCCGCTGCTCTGGGCACCTTCATCATGGCCTTTGTGGCGAACTGGCCTATCGGCATGGCGCCGGGCATGGGTCTGAACGCCTTTTTTGCCTTCACCGTGGTCGCCACCCTGGGCTATACCTGGCAACAGGCACTGGGCGCGGTCTTTATTTCCGGCGTGATCTTCCTGATCCTGACGGTGACCGGCATCCGGTCCTGGCTGATTCGGGGAATCCCGAAATCCCTGCAAAGCGCGATTGCCGCCGGTATCGGCATGTTCCTGGGTCTGATCGCCCTGATGAACTCGGGCATTGTGGTGGCCCACCCTGCCACCAAGATTGGTCTGGGTGATCTGACCCAACCTGCGGCCCTGTACGCAATTCTGGGCTTTTTTATCATTGCCGCCCTGGATGCGCTGAAGGTACGCGGCGCGATCCTGATCGGTATTCTGGCCGTGACCATTCTGTCCATGCTGACCGGTCACAGCGAATTTGGTGGTGTGGTCTCCACTCCCCCCTCGCTGATGCCTACTTTCATGCAACTGGACATCATGGGTGCCCTGCACACCGGCTTTGTTCACGTGATTCTGGTGCTGGTGCTGGTTGAGGTGTTTGATGCCACCGGCACCATGATCGGGGTTGCCAAGCGTGCCCGCCTGATTGAAGAAGGCAAACCCAACCGTCTGGGCCGCGCCCTGCTGGCTGACAGTACCGCCATTGTGGCCGGTTCCATGCTGGGCACCAGCAGCACCACCGCCTACGTGGAAAGCGCCTCGGGTGTGCAAGCCGGTGGGCGTACCGGTCTGACCGCTCTGACCATTGGCGTGCTGTTCCTGCTGGCCCTGTTTTTCTCGCCTCTGGCCGCGACCGTTCCCGGTTACGCCACCGCCCCCGCCTTGCTGTACGTGGCGTGCTTGATGATGCGCGAAATTACTGAGGTGAAATGGGACGACATGACCGAGGCCGTGCCTGCTGCCCTGGCTGCCTTCACCATGCCCTTCACCTACTCGATTGCCAACGGCCTGGCCTTTGGCTTTATCAGCTACGTCATCCTGAAGCTGACGACCGGCCGCTGGCGCAGTATCCACCTGGCCACGCTGATTGTCGCCATCTTGTTTGTGATCAAGTACGCAATCGCTACGGAATGA